ATGATGAATTTCCGGCTGGTTCAACCTGCCATCCTGGTGGACCTGAACAACATCCCAGACCTTGCCTACATGAATCCAGACGAGGATGGCGGTTTGCGATTGGGGGCCATGACCCGCCACCATCAGGTAGAAGTTGACCCCATGGTTGCGGAACGGATGCCCCTGCTTCACGACGCCATGCCCAAGATTGGCTATCCTCAAATCCGCAGCCGCGGCACCTTTGGCGGCAGCCTCTCCCATGCGGATCCATCGGCTGAACTCGTATCTCTGAGTGTTGCCCTGGACGCGCGTTTCCGGCTGCGCAGCCAAGACGGTGAACGTTGGGTTCCGGCGAATGAGTTCTTCATCGGACTCTTTGCGACGGTCTTGGAACCCGGTGAATTGTTGGTGGAGGTGGCATTGCCTCCCATGCCGGCACGATCTGGATGGTCATTGATGGAAGTCGCCCGGCGGCAGCACGATTTCGCCCTGATCGGCGTAGCTGCTGTCGTCTCCCTGGATGAAAATGGCCGATGTCAGCATGCCCGGATGGTGTTCTTGAGTGCCGGTGACCGCCCGATGCAGGCCCATCGGGCGGCGGGCGTGCTGGCGGGACAGGCACCCACGACGGAAGCCATTCGGGCTGCGGCGGAAGTCGCCGCCTCCGACGACATCGATCCCAGCAGCGACATCCACGCCACAGCGGAGTTCCGCCGCCATCTGGCAACCGTTTTGGCTCGGCGTGCCCTTGAGCAGGCTTTCAAGCGCGCCGCGGAGAAGGAATAGGATGGCAACCACGGAGCCAACCATGCCCAAGCTCTTCGATATGGCCGTGACAGTCAACGGCACGCGCTATGAACAGGCGGTCGAGCCGCGCACGCTGCTCAGCGATTTCCTGCGCCACGATCTTGGCCTGACCGGCACACATGTTGGTTGCGAGCATGGCGTTTGCGGAGCCTGTACGGTCTTGTTGGATGGGGAATCCGTCCGCTCCTGCCTGATCTTTGCCATTCAGGCGCATGGGCACAGAATCACCACGGTCGAAGGCTTGGGAACAATCGACAATCTGCACCCCATTCAGGAAGCCTTTCGGCAGGCGCACGGCGTGCAGTGCGGATTCTGCACGCCAGGGATCCTGACCACGGTGGTGCCCTTTCTGGAGCAGAATCCCGACCCAAGCGAGCAAGAAATCCGTGAAGCGATTTCTGGAAATCTCTGCCGTTGCACAGGCTACCAGCACATCGTTGACGCCGTCAAATTGGCCGCCGAAAGAGCCAGAACATAGACGAGTAGCCCAACAGTTGATCGATGCAACACCCAATTATCGTGTTGTCAACACAGGAGCAGGTCTGTGACTAGGAAATTCATCGGAAAACGCGTAGTGCGAAACGAAGATCCCCGCCTGCTGACCGGGCAAGCCCAATTTGTGGATGATGTTGAAATACCCGGTTTGCTCCACGCGGCCTTCTTACGCAGTGACTACGCCCACGCCCGCCTGCTCGGCATGGATGTGAGCGCCGCCCGCCAACGACCGGGCGTGGTCGCCGTCTTCACGGCGGAAGATATGGGCGACGATTGGCAGCCGGGCCCCCCTTTGGTTTCTCCCCCACCAACTGCCAAGGATGTCGTGTTCTATTCGCGCCGACAGGTCCCG
The genomic region above belongs to Anaerolineales bacterium and contains:
- a CDS encoding xanthine dehydrogenase family protein subunit M gives rise to the protein MKPAPFDYYAPTTVEQALAYLAEHGDEAKVLAGGQSLIPMMNFRLVQPAILVDLNNIPDLAYMNPDEDGGLRLGAMTRHHQVEVDPMVAERMPLLHDAMPKIGYPQIRSRGTFGGSLSHADPSAELVSLSVALDARFRLRSQDGERWVPANEFFIGLFATVLEPGELLVEVALPPMPARSGWSLMEVARRQHDFALIGVAAVVSLDENGRCQHARMVFLSAGDRPMQAHRAAGVLAGQAPTTEAIRAAAEVAASDDIDPSSDIHATAEFRRHLATVLARRALEQAFKRAAEKE
- a CDS encoding (2Fe-2S)-binding protein, which translates into the protein MATTEPTMPKLFDMAVTVNGTRYEQAVEPRTLLSDFLRHDLGLTGTHVGCEHGVCGACTVLLDGESVRSCLIFAIQAHGHRITTVEGLGTIDNLHPIQEAFRQAHGVQCGFCTPGILTTVVPFLEQNPDPSEQEIREAISGNLCRCTGYQHIVDAVKLAAERART